A single genomic interval of Streptomyces showdoensis harbors:
- a CDS encoding DUF3566 domain-containing protein produces MSGATGAGSADGRSAGSSGARGSATDSQGGGTPAEGRGNTVTDTRGQGPSYETYNGPLPGERAGGQPQQGGPYHPPQAYGAPAQGGTAGGQNTAAVRKPRTGARTTPRTRKARLRVAKADPWSVMKVSFLLSIALGICTVVAASVLWMVMDAMGVFSTVGGTISEATGSNESNGFDLQSFLSLPRVLMFTSIIAVIDVVLMTALATLGAFIYNLSAGFVGGVELTLAEDE; encoded by the coding sequence GTGAGTGGAGCCACGGGCGCCGGTTCGGCCGACGGCCGGTCCGCAGGATCGAGCGGTGCCCGTGGCTCCGCCACGGACTCCCAGGGTGGGGGCACCCCCGCCGAAGGTAGGGGGAATACGGTGACGGACACCCGGGGGCAGGGGCCCTCGTACGAGACGTACAACGGGCCGCTGCCCGGCGAGCGGGCGGGGGGCCAGCCGCAGCAGGGCGGGCCGTACCACCCGCCGCAGGCCTACGGCGCCCCGGCGCAGGGCGGCACGGCCGGCGGCCAGAACACGGCCGCCGTGCGCAAGCCGCGCACGGGCGCGCGGACCACTCCGCGCACGCGCAAGGCGCGCCTGCGGGTGGCGAAGGCCGATCCGTGGTCGGTGATGAAGGTGAGCTTCCTGCTCTCCATCGCGCTGGGCATCTGCACGGTGGTGGCGGCCTCGGTGCTGTGGATGGTCATGGACGCCATGGGCGTCTTCTCGACCGTGGGCGGCACGATCAGCGAGGCCACCGGCTCCAACGAGTCCAACGGCTTCGACCTGCAGTCGTTCCTGTCGCTGCCGCGGGTGCTGATGTTCACCTCGATCATCGCCGTGATCGACGTCGTCCTGATGACGGCGCTGGCCACGCTGGGGGCGTTCATCTACAACCTGTCGGCCGGTTTCGTGGGCGGTGTGGAGCTGACGCTCGCCGAGGACGAGTGA
- a CDS encoding DUF5324 family protein: MTRMDSVRAATGSAKESVLHAAEVVAPYAESARDQAVQYAQDARDKLGPKVSKAASQARAQARHQYDCHVAPHVPPRVDEAAHRAAAVTRKAARQATDYTVPRVEHAVAATGPVLDEAGARSVAAWAALRGQVTPRDIEKIVKHQERRARAGRLAKGVVILGVLAVGAFCAWRWWDKQANPDWLVEPPAPTEVDEETGLSSVDDGGSSLDPEVAAKEADAEATDRDEERR; encoded by the coding sequence GTGACCCGCATGGACAGCGTGCGCGCCGCGACAGGTTCGGCGAAGGAGAGCGTCCTGCACGCCGCGGAAGTGGTGGCGCCGTACGCGGAATCGGCCAGAGACCAGGCCGTGCAGTATGCGCAGGATGCGCGCGACAAGCTGGGCCCGAAGGTCTCGAAGGCCGCGTCGCAGGCTCGCGCTCAGGCGCGTCACCAGTACGACTGCCATGTCGCACCGCATGTACCGCCGCGGGTCGACGAGGCCGCGCATCGTGCGGCGGCCGTGACCCGCAAGGCCGCCCGTCAGGCGACCGACTACACCGTGCCGCGCGTCGAGCACGCGGTCGCCGCGACCGGTCCGGTCCTCGACGAGGCCGGGGCGCGTTCCGTCGCCGCCTGGGCCGCGCTGCGCGGGCAGGTGACGCCGAGGGACATCGAGAAGATCGTGAAGCATCAGGAGCGTCGGGCCAGGGCCGGACGCCTCGCCAAGGGTGTCGTGATCCTCGGCGTGCTGGCGGTGGGCGCGTTCTGCGCCTGGAGGTGGTGGGACAAGCAGGCCAACCCCGACTGGCTGGTCGAGCCGCCCGCTCCCACCGAGGTGGACGAGGAGACCGGGCTGTCGTCCGTCGACGACGGCGGTTCGTCACTCGATCCCGAGGTGGCGGCCAAGGAGGCCGACGCGGAGGCCACGGACCGCGACGAGGAGCGTCGCTGA
- the crgA gene encoding cell division protein CrgA, translated as MPKSRIRKKADYTPPPATKQAASIKLTNRSWVAPVMLALFAIGLVWIVVFYVTDGTLPVKSINNWNIVVGFGFIAAGFGVSTQWK; from the coding sequence GTGCCGAAGTCACGGATCCGCAAGAAGGCCGACTACACGCCGCCGCCCGCCACCAAGCAGGCCGCCTCCATCAAGCTGACCAACCGCAGCTGGGTGGCGCCCGTGATGCTGGCGCTCTTCGCCATCGGGCTGGTGTGGATCGTGGTCTTCTACGTCACCGACGGCACGCTGCCGGTCAAGTCCATCAACAACTGGAACATCGTGGTCGGCTTCGGCTTCATCGCCGCGGGCTTCGGCGTCTCGACGCAGTGGAAGTAG
- a CDS encoding rhomboid family intramembrane serine protease — MDPQSGLPRCYRHPDTETGIRCTRCEKPICPQCMVSASVGFQCPDCVRNGSGTGHAPDANRPRTLAGGRVETDGRLVTKILIGINLALFIAVQVLGDRFTDQLVMIGYAYNPLLGEVVGVADGEWYRLLTSAFLHQEIPHFLFNMIGLWVIGGIVEPELGRIRYTLLCLLSGLSGSALVYLVDAPNQASLGASGIVYGLIGSWVVLARRRRYDMRPVFLFVALSLLLTFTRPGISWEAHIGGLVGGALVTFAMVHAPRERRELVQYGVCGLVLLIDLGIVLARTAALT, encoded by the coding sequence ATGGACCCGCAGTCCGGTCTGCCGCGCTGCTACCGCCACCCGGACACCGAGACCGGGATCCGCTGCACCCGCTGCGAGAAGCCGATCTGCCCGCAGTGCATGGTCTCCGCGTCCGTCGGCTTCCAGTGCCCCGACTGCGTGCGCAACGGCTCCGGCACCGGTCACGCGCCCGACGCCAACCGGCCCAGGACGCTCGCGGGCGGCCGGGTGGAGACGGACGGGCGGCTCGTCACCAAGATCCTGATCGGGATCAACCTGGCGCTGTTCATCGCGGTCCAGGTGCTCGGCGACCGGTTCACGGACCAGCTGGTGATGATCGGCTACGCCTACAACCCGCTGCTCGGCGAGGTCGTCGGGGTCGCTGACGGCGAGTGGTACCGGCTGCTGACCTCGGCCTTCCTGCACCAGGAGATCCCGCACTTCCTCTTCAACATGATCGGCCTGTGGGTCATCGGCGGGATCGTGGAGCCGGAGCTGGGCCGGATCCGCTACACCCTGCTCTGCCTGCTCTCGGGCCTCTCGGGCTCGGCGCTCGTCTATCTGGTCGACGCCCCGAACCAGGCCTCGCTGGGCGCCTCGGGCATCGTCTACGGCCTGATCGGCTCCTGGGTGGTGCTCGCCCGTCGGCGGCGCTACGACATGCGCCCGGTCTTCCTCTTCGTGGCGCTGTCGCTGCTGCTGACCTTCACCCGCCCGGGGATCTCCTGGGAGGCCCACATCGGCGGTCTGGTCGGGGGAGCGCTGGTCACCTTCGCCATGGTCCACGCGCCGCGGGAACGGCGGGAGCTGGTGCAGTACGGGGTCTGCGGGCTGGTGCTGCTGATCGACCTGGGGATCGTGCTGGCCCGGACCGCCGCGCTCACCTGA
- a CDS encoding class E sortase — protein MTSGSPWFRATDGPEGEPYPQGTPAPAPVPPHGYAPGPVPPAYEAETAVYEAIPGPEAHLGPQPPQTPQGAYEGAYAGSYEPVREVPTYDTPTYDTPTYDTPTYDTPAYDTAAYDPPAYDRPTHGRQAYDTPAHDAPAYEAPTYEAPDYDDAPAPDGPADPRPADEGAAPLPGPGRAERRRAARRKGRAPEPDAAPQQTAAPLSRVEARRAARAAKDSIGVVLSRVVGELFITFGVVMLLFVTYQLWWTNVRAGQQTDRAKAQIENSWQQGESRPDAFEPGQGFAIMYIPKLDVVAPIAEGISKTKVLDKGLVGHYGEGKLKTAMPGDKQGNFAVAGHRNTHGEPFRYINQLKPGDPIVVETQDAYYTYEMASILPQTSPSNVSVIEPVPKGSGFTKPGRYITLTTCTPEFTSTYRMIVWGKLVDERPRSKGKPDALVG, from the coding sequence GTGACGAGCGGGTCGCCGTGGTTCCGGGCGACGGACGGACCGGAGGGCGAGCCGTACCCCCAGGGGACGCCCGCCCCCGCACCCGTACCCCCGCACGGCTACGCCCCCGGACCCGTACCGCCCGCGTACGAGGCCGAGACGGCCGTCTACGAGGCGATACCGGGCCCCGAGGCACATCTGGGCCCCCAGCCGCCCCAGACGCCCCAGGGGGCGTACGAGGGGGCTTACGCGGGGTCCTACGAGCCGGTGCGCGAGGTGCCGACGTACGACACCCCGACGTACGACACCCCGACGTACGACACCCCGACGTACGACACTCCTGCCTACGACACCGCGGCCTACGACCCGCCGGCCTATGACCGGCCGACCCATGGCCGGCAGGCCTACGACACCCCCGCCCACGACGCTCCGGCGTACGAGGCGCCGACGTACGAGGCACCGGACTACGACGACGCCCCGGCCCCGGACGGGCCGGCCGACCCCCGCCCCGCCGACGAGGGCGCCGCTCCGCTGCCCGGGCCCGGCCGCGCCGAACGGCGCCGCGCCGCCCGCCGCAAGGGACGCGCCCCCGAGCCCGACGCCGCGCCCCAGCAGACCGCGGCCCCGCTCTCCCGGGTCGAGGCCCGGCGGGCCGCCCGCGCCGCCAAGGACAGCATCGGCGTCGTCCTCAGCCGGGTCGTCGGCGAGCTCTTCATCACCTTCGGCGTCGTCATGCTGCTCTTCGTCACCTACCAGCTGTGGTGGACCAACGTCCGCGCCGGCCAGCAGACCGACCGGGCCAAGGCGCAGATCGAGAACTCCTGGCAGCAGGGCGAGAGCCGCCCCGACGCCTTCGAGCCCGGCCAGGGCTTCGCCATCATGTACATCCCCAAGCTGGACGTGGTCGCCCCCATCGCCGAGGGCATCAGCAAGACCAAGGTCCTCGACAAGGGCCTGGTCGGCCACTACGGCGAGGGCAAGCTGAAGACCGCCATGCCCGGCGACAAGCAGGGCAACTTCGCCGTCGCCGGCCACCGCAACACCCACGGCGAGCCGTTCCGGTACATCAACCAGCTCAAGCCCGGCGACCCGATCGTCGTCGAGACGCAGGACGCGTACTACACGTACGAGATGGCGAGCATCCTGCCGCAGACCTCGCCGTCGAACGTCTCGGTCATCGAACCCGTCCCGAAGGGTTCCGGTTTCACGAAGCCGGGCCGCTACATCACGTTGACCACCTGCACGCCCGAGTTCACGAGCACGTACCGCATGATCGTGTGGGGAAAGCTGGTCGACGAACGCCCGCGCAGCAAGGGGAAGCCGGACGCGCTCGTAGGCTGA
- a CDS encoding DUF881 domain-containing protein, producing the protein MSNSADTPAGPGRTTRWRPVRVLTAAVFALAGLIFVTSFNTAKGTNLRTDASLLRLSDLIEERSHKNAGLDETTAALRRQVDALAARDDGSTEAQDERLRALEASAGTAETAGPGLTVTLDDAPPNAQAAPGYPEPQANDLVIHQQDLQAVVNALWQGGAKGIKVMDQRLISTSAVRCVGNTLILQGRVYSPPYKITAVGDRGKLNKALADSPAIQNYRLYVKAYGLGWKVDEHKAVTLPGYSGTVDLHYAKPVS; encoded by the coding sequence TTGAGCAATTCCGCCGACACTCCCGCAGGGCCGGGCCGAACCACGAGGTGGCGCCCCGTCCGGGTGCTCACCGCTGCCGTTTTCGCCCTCGCCGGACTGATCTTCGTCACCAGCTTCAACACCGCCAAGGGCACCAACCTGCGCACCGACGCCTCCCTCCTGAGGCTCTCGGACCTGATCGAGGAGCGCAGCCACAAGAACGCCGGCCTCGACGAGACCACCGCCGCCCTGCGCCGCCAGGTGGACGCCCTCGCCGCCCGCGACGACGGCTCCACCGAGGCCCAGGACGAGCGGCTGCGCGCCCTTGAGGCCTCCGCGGGCACCGCCGAGACCGCGGGTCCCGGCCTCACCGTCACCCTCGACGACGCCCCGCCGAACGCCCAGGCCGCCCCCGGCTATCCGGAGCCGCAGGCCAACGACCTGGTCATCCACCAGCAGGACCTGCAGGCCGTCGTCAACGCGCTCTGGCAGGGCGGCGCCAAGGGCATCAAGGTCATGGACCAGCGGCTCATCTCCACCAGCGCCGTCCGCTGCGTCGGCAACACCCTGATCCTCCAGGGCCGCGTCTACTCGCCGCCCTACAAGATCACCGCCGTCGGTGACCGCGGCAAGCTGAACAAGGCCCTCGCCGACTCCCCCGCCATCCAGAACTACCGGCTGTACGTGAAGGCCTACGGCCTCGGCTGGAAAGTCGACGAGCACAAGGCGGTGACTCTGCCCGGCTACTCGGGCACAGTGGACCTCCACTACGCGAAGCCGGTGAGCTGA
- a CDS encoding DLW-39 family protein, which produces MKKLLLVALAAIGGLLVYRQIQADRAEQDLWTEATDSVPAGSGV; this is translated from the coding sequence GTGAAGAAGCTGCTCCTGGTTGCACTGGCCGCCATCGGCGGGCTCCTCGTGTACCGCCAGATCCAGGCGGATCGCGCCGAGCAGGACCTGTGGACGGAGGCGACCGACTCCGTGCCCGCAGGTTCGGGTGTGTGA
- a CDS encoding aminodeoxychorismate/anthranilate synthase component II, translated as MSARILVVDNYDSFVFNLVQYLYQLGAECEVLRNDEVELSHAQDGFDGVLLSPGPGAPEQAGVCIDMVRHCAATGVPVFGVCLGMQSMAVAYGGVVDRAPELLHGKTSPVSHEGKGVFAGLPSPFTATRYHSLAAEPAALPAELEVTARTEDGIIMGLRHRELAVEGVQFHPESVLTEHGHLMLANWLEQCGDKGAVARSAGLAPVVGKAVA; from the coding sequence GTGAGCGCACGGATTCTCGTCGTCGACAACTACGACAGCTTCGTCTTCAACCTCGTCCAGTACCTCTACCAGCTCGGTGCCGAGTGCGAGGTGCTGCGCAACGACGAGGTCGAACTGAGCCACGCCCAGGACGGCTTCGACGGCGTGCTCCTGTCGCCCGGGCCCGGCGCGCCCGAACAGGCCGGGGTCTGCATCGACATGGTCCGCCACTGCGCCGCCACCGGGGTGCCGGTCTTCGGCGTCTGCCTCGGCATGCAGTCGATGGCCGTCGCCTACGGCGGGGTCGTCGACCGCGCGCCCGAGCTGCTGCACGGCAAGACCTCCCCGGTCAGCCACGAGGGCAAGGGCGTCTTCGCCGGGCTGCCCTCGCCGTTCACCGCGACCCGCTACCACTCGCTGGCCGCCGAGCCCGCCGCGCTGCCGGCCGAGCTGGAGGTCACCGCGCGCACCGAGGACGGCATCATCATGGGGCTGCGGCACCGTGAACTGGCGGTCGAGGGCGTGCAGTTCCACCCCGAGTCGGTGCTCACCGAGCACGGTCACCTGATGCTCGCCAACTGGCTGGAGCAGTGCGGCGACAAGGGGGCCGTGGCGAGGTCGGCGGGACTCGCGCCGGTGGTGGGCAAGGCCGTCGCGTGA
- a CDS encoding helix-turn-helix domain-containing protein, producing MDTAQQEATARARELQRSWYGEPLGALFRRLIDDLGLNQARLAAVLGLSAPMLSQLMSGQRAKIGNPAVVQRVQALQELAGQVADGSVSAAEATDRMDEIKKSQGGSVLTASGSATTGAGAPTVRRVVREIQSLLRSVSAAGDIIDAADSLAPAHPELAEFLRVYGAGRTADAVAHYEAHQN from the coding sequence ATGGATACAGCGCAGCAGGAAGCCACGGCCAGAGCCAGGGAGCTTCAGCGCAGTTGGTACGGGGAGCCGCTGGGGGCGCTCTTCCGTCGTCTGATCGACGATCTCGGGCTGAATCAGGCCAGGCTCGCGGCCGTGCTCGGTCTGTCGGCGCCCATGCTCTCCCAACTGATGAGCGGCCAGCGGGCCAAGATCGGCAACCCCGCGGTCGTCCAGCGCGTCCAGGCCCTCCAGGAGCTCGCCGGCCAGGTCGCCGACGGCAGCGTCAGCGCCGCCGAGGCCACCGACCGGATGGACGAGATCAAGAAGTCCCAGGGCGGCTCCGTCCTGACCGCCAGCGGCTCGGCCACGACCGGTGCGGGGGCGCCGACCGTGCGCCGGGTGGTCCGCGAGATCCAGTCACTGCTGCGCTCGGTCTCCGCGGCCGGCGACATCATCGACGCGGCGGACTCCCTCGCCCCGGCCCACCCCGAACTGGCAGAGTTCCTCCGGGTGTACGGCGCCGGGCGCACCGCGGACGCGGTCGCGCACTACGAGGCGCACCAGAACTGA
- a CDS encoding serine/threonine-protein kinase, whose amino-acid sequence MGEVFAGRYELIDPIGRGGVGAVWRAWDHRRRRYVAAKVLRQSDAHTLLRFVREQALRIDHPHVLAPASWAADDDKVLFTMDLVAGGSLAHVIGDYGALPPRFVCGLLDQLLSGLAAVHAEGVVHRDIKPANILLDVTGTGRPHLRLSDFGISMRKGEPRLTETDYVMGTPGYFAPEQLKGAEPDFAADLFAVGLVALYLLQGRKPDAQALVEYFLAHGTPGAPQGIPEPLWQVLAGLLQPDPQARFRTATGVRKALSAAVELLPEPAGPDEPVEIFDQIGPLPAGFGPNGPEPARSPQPPSLPPSLPGSLPGSQPPSLPPSLPESQPGWLPGSQPPQQQESLPESPSLPSLPSARIPPPPPRTPTQPVSVPPPAPAYAPALAPRPTPQTPQTPQTPQTPQTPQTPQTPQTHQTPPTHQPPQPQPPHTLPYTVLQAAPGVAPDAPPAHRTGPPAKVAVPVLLVAMVCFAVGIWALIQA is encoded by the coding sequence ATGGGTGAGGTCTTCGCCGGTCGGTACGAGCTGATCGACCCGATCGGACGGGGCGGGGTGGGTGCGGTCTGGCGTGCCTGGGACCACCGGCGCCGCCGCTACGTGGCGGCCAAGGTGCTCCGGCAGAGCGACGCCCACACCCTCCTGCGCTTCGTCCGCGAGCAGGCGCTCAGGATCGACCACCCGCACGTCCTCGCCCCGGCCAGCTGGGCGGCCGACGACGACAAGGTCCTCTTCACGATGGACCTCGTGGCGGGCGGCTCGCTGGCCCACGTCATCGGGGACTACGGCGCCCTGCCGCCCCGCTTCGTGTGCGGTCTGCTGGACCAGCTGCTGTCCGGGCTCGCCGCGGTGCACGCGGAGGGGGTCGTGCACCGCGACATCAAGCCCGCCAACATCCTGCTGGACGTCACCGGAACCGGACGGCCGCACCTGCGGCTGTCCGACTTCGGCATCTCCATGCGCAAGGGCGAACCCCGGCTCACCGAGACCGACTACGTGATGGGGACGCCCGGTTACTTCGCGCCGGAGCAACTGAAGGGCGCCGAGCCGGACTTCGCCGCCGACCTGTTCGCCGTCGGCCTGGTCGCGCTCTATCTGCTCCAGGGCCGCAAGCCGGACGCCCAGGCCCTCGTGGAGTACTTCCTGGCGCACGGCACCCCGGGCGCCCCCCAGGGCATCCCGGAGCCCCTGTGGCAGGTCCTGGCCGGGCTGCTCCAGCCCGACCCGCAGGCCCGCTTCCGGACGGCCACGGGCGTGCGCAAGGCGCTGAGCGCGGCGGTGGAGCTGCTGCCCGAACCCGCCGGGCCCGACGAACCGGTCGAGATCTTCGACCAGATAGGCCCGCTGCCCGCCGGCTTCGGCCCGAACGGCCCCGAACCCGCGCGGTCGCCGCAGCCGCCGTCGCTGCCGCCGTCACTGCCCGGGTCACTGCCCGGGTCGCAGCCGCCGTCACTGCCGCCGTCACTGCCTGAGTCGCAGCCGGGGTGGCTGCCGGGCTCGCAGCCGCCGCAGCAGCAGGAGTCGCTGCCGGAATCGCCGTCGCTGCCGTCGCTGCCGTCGGCACGGATACCGCCCCCGCCGCCGCGGACACCGACCCAGCCGGTCTCCGTGCCGCCACCCGCCCCGGCGTACGCTCCGGCGCTCGCCCCCAGACCGACGCCACAGACGCCACAGACGCCACAGACGCCACAGACGCCACAGACGCCACAGACGCCACAGACGCCACAGACACATCAGACGCCACCAACGCATCAGCCGCCGCAGCCGCAGCCGCCCCACACGCTGCCCTACACCGTCCTCCAGGCGGCCCCCGGCGTCGCCCCCGACGCACCCCCCGCCCACCGCACGGGGCCGCCCGCGAAGGTGGCCGTCCCCGTGCTTCTCGTGGCGATGGTCTGCTTCGCCGTGGGGATATGGGCGCTCATCCAGGCCTAG
- a CDS encoding DUF6344 domain-containing protein: MATAKVKQFWTAFISVLFALLASLGLASPATAAQQPALQQGEEPAVAGGAGTATAARPAVSVPAQRSHQWRTTQGRALPPTIKQRIGAEAHGSSPAVRHLRADSPLTGTEPAGSRGTDGLTGAALTTQADRTATAA; the protein is encoded by the coding sequence ATGGCAACCGCCAAGGTCAAGCAGTTCTGGACCGCCTTCATCTCCGTCCTCTTCGCCCTGCTCGCCTCCCTCGGCCTGGCGAGCCCCGCCACCGCCGCCCAGCAGCCCGCCCTCCAGCAGGGCGAGGAGCCGGCCGTCGCCGGTGGCGCCGGGACCGCCACCGCCGCGCGTCCCGCCGTCTCCGTACCGGCACAGCGGAGCCATCAGTGGCGCACGACGCAGGGCCGCGCCCTGCCGCCGACCATCAAGCAGCGGATCGGCGCCGAGGCGCACGGTTCCTCCCCCGCCGTCCGCCACCTGCGCGCCGACTCCCCGCTCACCGGCACGGAGCCGGCCGGCTCCCGCGGCACCGACGGCCTGACCGGAGCGGCGCTCACGACGCAGGCCGACCGGACCGCGACGGCCGCGTAG
- a CDS encoding MFS transporter yields the protein MPNTGTKPTPSARTHRALLLAQLANAVGDGAFYVTSALYFSLVVGLSAAQIGAGLALAWGIGSVAGVPLGHLADRRGPRGTSVWLALATSGAVASFLLIRSFLPFLLAAAVYATAQSGLAAARQALLAGLVEPAARVGMLARVQATLNAGLAVGAALGGLALHAGTRGAYLAVLALDALGFLVCALVLRALPPVPGTGAAAGGPARLVVLRDRPYALLTLLNALLLLRLPLLSLALPLWIVERTTAPGWTVSALFVLNTGAVMLFQVRAARSVTGPAEATRAVGRSGLVMLASCAVFAVTAVGLGPGPTVAVLVLGAVLQVVAEMRHSAGSWQIGLGLAPADRIGQYQGFYGTGVPVARTLGPLLVTTLLIGWGAAGWLVLGGIFLVAGLATGPAVRWAERVRAADAVPGALAGALPGVGEPAGVR from the coding sequence ATGCCGAACACCGGGACGAAGCCCACGCCCTCCGCCCGAACCCACCGGGCGCTGCTCCTCGCCCAGCTCGCCAACGCGGTCGGCGACGGCGCCTTCTACGTGACCTCGGCCCTCTACTTCTCCCTGGTCGTCGGGCTCTCCGCCGCGCAGATCGGCGCCGGGCTCGCCCTCGCCTGGGGCATCGGCTCGGTCGCCGGGGTGCCCCTCGGCCACCTCGCCGACCGGCGCGGGCCGCGCGGCACCTCGGTGTGGCTCGCCCTGGCGACCTCGGGGGCCGTCGCCTCCTTCCTGCTCATCCGCTCCTTCCTGCCCTTCCTGCTCGCCGCCGCGGTGTACGCCACCGCCCAGAGCGGGCTCGCCGCCGCCCGCCAGGCCCTGCTCGCGGGGCTGGTCGAGCCGGCCGCCCGGGTGGGGATGCTGGCCAGGGTGCAGGCCACGCTGAACGCGGGGCTCGCGGTCGGCGCCGCGCTCGGCGGCCTCGCCCTGCACGCCGGCACGCGCGGCGCGTACCTCGCCGTCCTCGCGCTCGACGCGCTGGGCTTCCTCGTCTGCGCCCTGGTGCTGCGCGCGCTCCCGCCGGTGCCGGGCACGGGGGCCGCGGCCGGCGGCCCGGCCCGGCTGGTGGTGCTGCGGGACCGCCCGTACGCCCTGCTCACGCTCCTGAACGCGCTGCTGCTGCTCCGGCTGCCGCTGCTCAGCCTGGCGCTGCCGTTGTGGATCGTGGAGCGCACCACGGCGCCCGGCTGGACGGTGTCGGCGCTCTTCGTCCTCAACACGGGCGCGGTCATGCTCTTCCAGGTGCGGGCCGCGCGCTCGGTGACGGGGCCGGCCGAGGCCACCCGGGCGGTGGGGCGCTCCGGCCTGGTGATGCTCGCCTCGTGCGCGGTGTTCGCGGTGACGGCGGTGGGCCTCGGGCCCGGCCCGACGGTCGCGGTGCTCGTGCTGGGCGCCGTTCTCCAGGTGGTCGCGGAGATGCGCCACTCGGCGGGGTCGTGGCAGATCGGGCTGGGACTCGCGCCGGCCGACCGGATCGGCCAGTACCAGGGCTTCTACGGCACCGGCGTGCCCGTCGCCAGGACCCTCGGGCCGCTGCTCGTCACCACGCTGCTGATCGGCTGGGGAGCGGCCGGCTGGCTGGTCCTGGGCGGGATCTTCCTGGTGGCGGGCCTGGCGACGGGGCCGGCGGTGCGCTGGGCGGAGCGCGTGCGGGCGGCGGACGCGGTGCCGGGTGCGCTTGCGGGTGCGCTTCCGGGCGTGGGGGAGCCGGCCGGGGTCCGCTGA
- a CDS encoding class E sortase: MRLAVRSFSELCITVGAVIVLFVVYVLYWTGVQAGTATAGQLDTLQREWVDRPVEAPAAPRAAAPPKPYTAGKGFAVMYVPRLGRDWEWPVLEGTAAGTLKKGLGHYAGTARLGGTGNFAVAGHRRTYGDPFKDFPRLRRGDAVVLTDGTTWYTYRIDREPYRTVPTDIGVIDPVPGKSGFDGPGRYLTLTTCDPEWGSSHRLIAWAHLDATQPVTDGRPQALDS; encoded by the coding sequence CTGCGCCTGGCCGTACGGAGCTTCAGCGAGCTGTGCATCACCGTCGGCGCCGTGATCGTCCTCTTCGTCGTCTACGTCCTGTACTGGACCGGCGTGCAGGCCGGCACCGCCACCGCGGGCCAGCTCGACACCCTCCAGCGGGAGTGGGTCGACCGCCCGGTCGAGGCGCCCGCCGCCCCCCGCGCGGCGGCGCCCCCGAAGCCGTACACGGCCGGCAAGGGCTTCGCCGTGATGTACGTGCCCCGGCTCGGCAGGGACTGGGAGTGGCCCGTCCTGGAGGGCACCGCGGCCGGCACCCTGAAGAAGGGCCTCGGCCACTACGCCGGCACCGCCCGCCTCGGCGGCACCGGGAACTTCGCCGTCGCCGGCCACCGGCGCACCTACGGCGACCCCTTCAAGGACTTCCCCCGGCTGCGCCGCGGCGACGCCGTCGTCCTCACCGACGGCACCACCTGGTACACGTACCGGATCGACCGCGAGCCCTACCGGACGGTGCCCACCGACATCGGCGTCATCGACCCGGTGCCCGGGAAGTCGGGCTTCGACGGGCCCGGCCGCTACCTCACCCTCACCACCTGCGACCCCGAGTGGGGCAGCAGCCACCGTCTGATCGCCTGGGCGCACCTGGACGCCACCCAGCCGGTGACCGACGGCCGTCCACAGGCTTTGGACAGCTGA
- a CDS encoding peptidylprolyl isomerase, which produces MAEQLYATLKTSQGDIEIRLLPFHAPKTVRNFVELATGEREWTDPATGALTTAPLYDGTVFHRVIKGFMIQGGDPLGNGTGGPGYEFADEFHPELFFDKPYLLAMANAGPGTNGSQFFITVGATTWLNRKHTIFGEVVGEASKKVVDAIATAETNPRTERPVEDVVIESVVVEKR; this is translated from the coding sequence GTGGCCGAGCAGCTGTACGCGACTCTGAAGACCAGCCAGGGTGACATCGAGATTCGGCTGCTGCCGTTCCACGCCCCGAAGACGGTCAGGAACTTCGTCGAGCTCGCCACGGGCGAGCGCGAGTGGACCGACCCGGCGACCGGCGCGCTCACCACGGCCCCGCTCTACGACGGCACGGTCTTCCACCGGGTGATCAAGGGCTTCATGATCCAGGGCGGCGACCCGCTGGGGAACGGCACGGGCGGACCCGGCTACGAGTTCGCCGACGAGTTCCACCCGGAGCTCTTCTTCGACAAGCCCTATCTGCTCGCGATGGCCAACGCCGGACCGGGCACCAACGGCTCGCAGTTCTTCATCACGGTCGGCGCGACGACCTGGCTCAACCGCAAGCACACGATCTTCGGCGAGGTCGTCGGCGAGGCGAGCAAGAAGGTCGTGGACGCGATCGCGACCGCCGAGACCAACCCGCGCACGGAGCGCCCGGTCGAGGACGTCGTCATCGAGTCCGTCGTCGTCGAGAAGCGCTGA